The following proteins come from a genomic window of Girardinichthys multiradiatus isolate DD_20200921_A chromosome 8, DD_fGirMul_XY1, whole genome shotgun sequence:
- the npy8ar gene encoding neuropeptide Y receptor Y8a isoform X2: MSNDTTLWEATDWVDTSQCLPSVGGATFLIVAYSAVIAIGLLGNAGLVFIITRQQELHNVTNILIANLSCSDILMCVVCLPVTVIYTLMDRWVLGEALCKVTPFVQCMSVTVSIFSLVLIALERHQLILHPTGWSPAAGHSYLAVGLTWLVGCFISLPFLSFNILTNDPFQNISLPSNPFRDHLICMELWPSDKHRLAYTTSLLIFQYCLPLLLVLLCYLRIFIRLRRRRDMLERSRRTRGAQRINIMLLAIVIAFALCWLPLNVFNTLFDWHHQALPDCQHDAVFSACHLTAMASTCINPVVYGFLNSNFQRELRTTLQRCQCGTRAGESYESFPLSTVGSEGITKATSLNRMGSVCVPSPRPEISSALLSKTLPANS, from the exons ATGTCGAACGACACCACCCTTTGGGAGGCCACTGATTGGGTGGACACTTCCCAGTGCCTGCCCTCAGTAGGTGGGGCTACTTTCCTGATTGTAGCATACAGTGCAGTCATCGCAATTGGGCTGCTGGGCAACGCAGGCCTTGTATTTATCATCACCCGGCAACAGGAGTTGCACAACGTCACCAACATCCTGATCGCCAACCTGTCGTGCTCGGACATCCTCATGTGTGTGGTGTGTCTGCCGGTCACTGTAATCTACACTCTGATGGATCGTTGGGTGCTGGGAGAGGCCTTGTGTAAG GTGACTCCCTTTGTTCAGTGCATGTCTGTGACAGTGTCCATCTTCTCCCTTGTGCTCATCGCCCTGGAGCGTCACCAACTGATCCTCCACCCCACCGGCTGGTCCCCTGCGGCTGGCCACTCATATCTTGCAGTCGGACTCACATGGCTGGTTGGCTGCTTCATCTCACTGCCCTTCCTCTCCTTCAACATCCTCACTAACGACCCCTTCCAGAACATCAGCCTGCCCTCCAACCCATTCAG GGACCACTTGATCTGTATGGAGTTGTGGCCATCAGATAAACATCGCCTTGCCTACACAACCTCGTTGCTGATCTTCCAGTACTGCCTGCCGCTCCTTTTGGTGCTCCTTTGctacctgaggatcttcatccgTCTGAGACGACGCAG GGACATGCTGGAGCGCAGCAGAAGGACTCGAGGAGCCCAGAGGATTAACATCATGCTGTTAGCCATTGTCATCGCCTTTGCTCTGTGCTGGCTCCCTCTGAATGTCTTCAACACTCTGTTTGACTGGCATCACCAGGCCCTACCAGACtgtcagcatgatgctgtcttcTCTGCTTGCCACCTTACAGCCATGGCCTCCACTTGCATCAACCCCGTGGTGTACGGCTTCCTCAACAGCAACTTCCAACGGGAGCTAAGGACAACACTGCAGCGCTGCCAGTGTGGCACTCGGGCAGGCGAGAGCTATGAGAGCTTCCCTTTGTCCACCGTGGGCAGTGAGGGCATAACAAAAGCCACATCCCTCAACAGGATGGGATCAGTGTGTGTCCCCTCACCCAGGCCTGAGATCAGCTCAGCGCTACTATCCAAAACATTACCAGCTAACTCCTAA
- the npy8ar gene encoding neuropeptide Y receptor Y8a isoform X1 — translation MSNDTTLWEATDWVDTSQCLPSVGGATFLIVAYSAVIAIGLLGNAGLVFIITRQQELHNVTNILIANLSCSDILMCVVCLPVTVIYTLMDRWVLGEALCKVTPFVQCMSVTVSIFSLVLIALERHQLILHPTGWSPAAGHSYLAVGLTWLVGCFISLPFLSFNILTNDPFQNISLPSNPFRDHLICMELWPSDKHRLAYTTSLLIFQYCLPLLLVLLCYLRIFIRLRRRRSHSYTFPHALQKSSHHRDMLERSRRTRGAQRINIMLLAIVIAFALCWLPLNVFNTLFDWHHQALPDCQHDAVFSACHLTAMASTCINPVVYGFLNSNFQRELRTTLQRCQCGTRAGESYESFPLSTVGSEGITKATSLNRMGSVCVPSPRPEISSALLSKTLPANS, via the exons ATGTCGAACGACACCACCCTTTGGGAGGCCACTGATTGGGTGGACACTTCCCAGTGCCTGCCCTCAGTAGGTGGGGCTACTTTCCTGATTGTAGCATACAGTGCAGTCATCGCAATTGGGCTGCTGGGCAACGCAGGCCTTGTATTTATCATCACCCGGCAACAGGAGTTGCACAACGTCACCAACATCCTGATCGCCAACCTGTCGTGCTCGGACATCCTCATGTGTGTGGTGTGTCTGCCGGTCACTGTAATCTACACTCTGATGGATCGTTGGGTGCTGGGAGAGGCCTTGTGTAAG GTGACTCCCTTTGTTCAGTGCATGTCTGTGACAGTGTCCATCTTCTCCCTTGTGCTCATCGCCCTGGAGCGTCACCAACTGATCCTCCACCCCACCGGCTGGTCCCCTGCGGCTGGCCACTCATATCTTGCAGTCGGACTCACATGGCTGGTTGGCTGCTTCATCTCACTGCCCTTCCTCTCCTTCAACATCCTCACTAACGACCCCTTCCAGAACATCAGCCTGCCCTCCAACCCATTCAG GGACCACTTGATCTGTATGGAGTTGTGGCCATCAGATAAACATCGCCTTGCCTACACAACCTCGTTGCTGATCTTCCAGTACTGCCTGCCGCTCCTTTTGGTGCTCCTTTGctacctgaggatcttcatccgTCTGAGACGACGCAGGTCACACAGCTATACTTTCCCTCATGCACTTCAAAAATCTTCTCATCACAG GGACATGCTGGAGCGCAGCAGAAGGACTCGAGGAGCCCAGAGGATTAACATCATGCTGTTAGCCATTGTCATCGCCTTTGCTCTGTGCTGGCTCCCTCTGAATGTCTTCAACACTCTGTTTGACTGGCATCACCAGGCCCTACCAGACtgtcagcatgatgctgtcttcTCTGCTTGCCACCTTACAGCCATGGCCTCCACTTGCATCAACCCCGTGGTGTACGGCTTCCTCAACAGCAACTTCCAACGGGAGCTAAGGACAACACTGCAGCGCTGCCAGTGTGGCACTCGGGCAGGCGAGAGCTATGAGAGCTTCCCTTTGTCCACCGTGGGCAGTGAGGGCATAACAAAAGCCACATCCCTCAACAGGATGGGATCAGTGTGTGTCCCCTCACCCAGGCCTGAGATCAGCTCAGCGCTACTATCCAAAACATTACCAGCTAACTCCTAA
- the npy8ar gene encoding neuropeptide Y receptor Y8a isoform X3, producing MSNDTTLWEATDWVDTSQCLPSVGGATFLIVAYSAVIAIGLLGNAGLVFIITRQQELHNVTNILIANLSCSDILMCVVCLPVTVIYTLMDRWVLGEALCKRHQLILHPTGWSPAAGHSYLAVGLTWLVGCFISLPFLSFNILTNDPFQNISLPSNPFRDHLICMELWPSDKHRLAYTTSLLIFQYCLPLLLVLLCYLRIFIRLRRRRSHSYTFPHALQKSSHHRDMLERSRRTRGAQRINIMLLAIVIAFALCWLPLNVFNTLFDWHHQALPDCQHDAVFSACHLTAMASTCINPVVYGFLNSNFQRELRTTLQRCQCGTRAGESYESFPLSTVGSEGITKATSLNRMGSVCVPSPRPEISSALLSKTLPANS from the exons ATGTCGAACGACACCACCCTTTGGGAGGCCACTGATTGGGTGGACACTTCCCAGTGCCTGCCCTCAGTAGGTGGGGCTACTTTCCTGATTGTAGCATACAGTGCAGTCATCGCAATTGGGCTGCTGGGCAACGCAGGCCTTGTATTTATCATCACCCGGCAACAGGAGTTGCACAACGTCACCAACATCCTGATCGCCAACCTGTCGTGCTCGGACATCCTCATGTGTGTGGTGTGTCTGCCGGTCACTGTAATCTACACTCTGATGGATCGTTGGGTGCTGGGAGAGGCCTTGTGTAAG CGTCACCAACTGATCCTCCACCCCACCGGCTGGTCCCCTGCGGCTGGCCACTCATATCTTGCAGTCGGACTCACATGGCTGGTTGGCTGCTTCATCTCACTGCCCTTCCTCTCCTTCAACATCCTCACTAACGACCCCTTCCAGAACATCAGCCTGCCCTCCAACCCATTCAG GGACCACTTGATCTGTATGGAGTTGTGGCCATCAGATAAACATCGCCTTGCCTACACAACCTCGTTGCTGATCTTCCAGTACTGCCTGCCGCTCCTTTTGGTGCTCCTTTGctacctgaggatcttcatccgTCTGAGACGACGCAGGTCACACAGCTATACTTTCCCTCATGCACTTCAAAAATCTTCTCATCACAG GGACATGCTGGAGCGCAGCAGAAGGACTCGAGGAGCCCAGAGGATTAACATCATGCTGTTAGCCATTGTCATCGCCTTTGCTCTGTGCTGGCTCCCTCTGAATGTCTTCAACACTCTGTTTGACTGGCATCACCAGGCCCTACCAGACtgtcagcatgatgctgtcttcTCTGCTTGCCACCTTACAGCCATGGCCTCCACTTGCATCAACCCCGTGGTGTACGGCTTCCTCAACAGCAACTTCCAACGGGAGCTAAGGACAACACTGCAGCGCTGCCAGTGTGGCACTCGGGCAGGCGAGAGCTATGAGAGCTTCCCTTTGTCCACCGTGGGCAGTGAGGGCATAACAAAAGCCACATCCCTCAACAGGATGGGATCAGTGTGTGTCCCCTCACCCAGGCCTGAGATCAGCTCAGCGCTACTATCCAAAACATTACCAGCTAACTCCTAA